The Anas acuta chromosome 2, bAnaAcu1.1, whole genome shotgun sequence genome contains a region encoding:
- the LOC137851988 gene encoding tumor necrosis factor receptor superfamily member 16-like encodes MRGGRAPLCLLLALQLCPPQVPARSQQCPSGTYTEDGECCTSCPPGFGVAVPCGRTNTQCEPCAENRTFSAVSSALEPCRPCTPCAPSQPLAQPCTATHDTLCAPRCARGHFRPPAGNGTGPGRPCQPCRLCHEGYGAIRPCAPTQDAECQPCPQGFYSEERSAEAPCLPCQPSCGPGEVMIRACSRLSNTLCMEKDLQILKRAEGDPQKEPRQRQPAPGVSAAPTASAASSEFMLPPPEDTGKDIIPVYCSILAAVVVGLLAYVAFKCWHTCRQKQQLAKARAGELGTAPEGEKLHSDSGVFLDTHSLQEPHQHGKAPRPEGRPYGALPPQRQEEVERLLETGGPGGDWRSLAARLGYGDEAIGTFARGQAPARTLLAAWAATEGATLEALCLALAAVGRQDVAERLAGPGDASSVV; translated from the exons AtgcgggggggccgggccccgctctgcctcctgctggccctgcagctctgcccgcCGCAG GTGCCGGCGCGCAGCCAGCAGTGCCCGAGCGGGACCTACACGGAGGATGGGGAgtgctgcacctcctgcccccccgGATTCGGGGTGGCCGTGCCCTGCGGCCGCACCAACACCCAGTGCGAGCCCTGCGCCGAGA ACCGAACCTTCTCAGCGGTGAGCAGCGCGCTGGAGCCGTGCCGCCCCTGCACCCCCTGCGCCCCCTCGCAGCCCCTCGCCCAGCCCTGCACGGCCACCCACGACACCCTCTGCGCCCCCCGCTGCGCCCGCGGGCATTTCCGACCACCCGCCGGCAACGGGACGGGCCCGGGGAGGCCGTGCCAACCCTGCCGGCTGTGCCACGAAGGCTACGGTGCCATCCGACCCTGCGCCCCCACGCAGGACGCCGAGTGCCAGCCGTGTCCCCAAGGCTTCTACTCGGAGGAGCGCAGCGCCGAGGCGCCCTGCCTGCCTTGCCAACCCTCCTGCGGGCCCGGCGAGGTGATGATCCGCGCCTGCAGCCGCCTCTCCAACACCCTCTGCATGG agaaggacctgcaGATCCTGAAACGGGCGGAGGGGGACCCCCAAAAGGAGCCCCGGCAGCGGCAGCCGGCCCCGGGGGTCAGCGCGGCCCCCACCGCCTCGGCCGCCTCCTCCGAGTTCATGCTGCCCCCCCCCGAGGACACGGGCAAGGACATCATCCCCGTCTACTGCTCCATCCTGGCCGCCGTGGTGGTGGGGCTCCTCGCCTACGTGGCCTTCAAGTG CTGGCACACGtgcaggcagaagcagcagttggCCAAGGCGCGCGCCGGGGAGCTGGGGACGGCGCCCGAGGGCGAGAAGCTGCACAGCGACAGCGGCGTCTTCCTGGACACCCAcagcctgcaggagccccaCCAGCACGGCAAGG CACCCCGTCCCGAGGGGCGTCCCTACGGCGCGCTGCCCCCGCAgcggcaggaggaggtggagaggctgctggaaacggggggtcccgggggcgACTGGCGCAGCCTGGCCGCCCGCTTGGGCTATGGGGACGAAGCCATCGGCACCTTCGCCCGGGGCCAGGCGCCCGCCCGCACCCTGCTCGCCGCCTGGGCGGCCACCGAAGGGGCCACCTTGGAAGCCCTCTGCCTGGCCCTGGCCGCCGTGGGTCGCCAGGACGTGGCCGAGCGCCTGGCGGGGCCGGGGGACGCCAGCTCCGTGGTGTGA
- the LOC137851991 gene encoding D-serine dehydratase-like isoform X1 — translation MSLSPASPAPSLPIPIVPDVPIPVSPMSPPSPSHAPSSPPNTPPPPSTPKSHPHPHRITGGVPGPSPLPKKNPTMWLGARLDALPTPALAVDRAVARRNAERMQERCRALGLRLRPHVKTHKTLEGGALATGGTRRGIAVSTLAEARFFADGGFDDILLAFPLPTGRLEECAQLAQRLEAFQVLLDSPEALQCLRQRPLAGGKRWLVWLKLDCGNGRAGVRPTDPGALPLARAIAEEAPGEVTLVGVYAHCGNTYGCSGVPAIQAIARATTAAVLDFVASLRQAGVPCPQASIGSTPSCSHPVPEMSELTEVHPGNYIFYDLQQTLLGSCQPQDVAIRVLTRVIGHYPHRNQLLLDCGWAALSLHGGAQTPAGCATVEGHPQLRLAGLTQEHGLLEPVGGRMDFGRFPVGTVLALVPFHACATAAMHPVYYAHEEGEVVALWHPVRGW, via the exons atgtccctgtccccagcttccccagccccaAGTCTCCCCATCCCCATTGTCCCAgatgtccccatcccagtgtccccaatgtccccaccatccccatcccacGCACCCTCCTCACCTCCCAACACTCCCCCGcctcccagcacccccaaatcccacccccatccccataGGATCACGGGGGGGGTGCCGGGAccatcccccctccccaaaaaaaatcccaccatGTGGCTGGGGGCCCGCCTGGACGCGCTGCCCACCCCGGCGCTCGCCGTCGACCGTGCCGTGGCGCGCCGCAACGCCGAGCGCATGCAGGAGCGCTGCCGAGCCCTCGGCCTCCGCCTGCGCCCCCACGTCAAGACCCACAAAACGCT GGAGGGCGGCGCGCTGGCCACGGGCGGCACGCGGCGCGGCATCGCCGTCTCCACGCTGGCCGAGGCGCGTTTTTTCGCCGACGGGGGCTTCGATGACATCCTACTGGCGTTCCCGCTGCCGACGGGGCGCCTGGAGGAGTGCGCCCAGCTGGCCCAGCGCCTCGAAGCCTTCCAGGTGCTCTTGGACAGCCCCGAGGCGCTGCAGTGCCTGCGGCAGCGCCCGCTGGCCGGCGGCAAGCGCTGGCTCGTTTGGCTCAAGCTCGATTGCGGCAACGGCAGAG CCGGCGTGCGCCCCACGGACCCCGGTGCCCTCCCTCTGGCCCGGGCCATCGCGGAGGAGGCTCCGGGAGAGGTGACGTTGGTTGGGGTCTACGCTCACTGCGGGAACACCTACGGCTGCAGCGGCGTGCCCGCCATCCAGGCCATCGCCAGGGCCACCACCGCCGCCGTCCTCGACTTCGTGGCCTC GCTGCGCCAGGCCGGCGTGCCGTGCCCCCAAGCCAGCATCGGCTCCACTCCATCCTGCAGCCACCCGGTGCCCGAAATGTCCGAGCTCACCGAGGTGCACCCGGGCAACTACATCTTCTACG ACCTCCAGCAGACGCTGCTGGGGTCGTGCCAACCCCAAGACGTGGCCATCCGCGTCCTCACCCGGGTGATCGGGCACTACCCGCACCGcaaccagctgctgctggactgCGGCTGGGCGGCGCTTTCCCTGCACGGGGGGGCGCAGACCCCCGCCGGCTGCGCCACCGTCGAGGGACACCCCCAGCTCCG GTTGGCGGGGTTGACGCAGGAGCACGGGTTGCTGGAGCCCGTCGGGGGGCGGATGGATTTCGGGAGGTTCCCGGTGGGCACCGTGCTGGCCCTCGTCCCTTTCCAC GCCTGCGCCACGGCTGCCATGCACCCGGTGTACTACGCGCACGAGGAGGGCGAGGTGGTGGCCCTATGGCACCCGGTGCGCGGCTGGTAG
- the LOC137851991 gene encoding D-serine dehydratase-like isoform X2: protein MWLGARLDALPTPALAVDRAVARRNAERMQERCRALGLRLRPHVKTHKTLEGGALATGGTRRGIAVSTLAEARFFADGGFDDILLAFPLPTGRLEECAQLAQRLEAFQVLLDSPEALQCLRQRPLAGGKRWLVWLKLDCGNGRAGVRPTDPGALPLARAIAEEAPGEVTLVGVYAHCGNTYGCSGVPAIQAIARATTAAVLDFVASLRQAGVPCPQASIGSTPSCSHPVPEMSELTEVHPGNYIFYDLQQTLLGSCQPQDVAIRVLTRVIGHYPHRNQLLLDCGWAALSLHGGAQTPAGCATVEGHPQLRLAGLTQEHGLLEPVGGRMDFGRFPVGTVLALVPFHACATAAMHPVYYAHEEGEVVALWHPVRGW from the exons atGTGGCTGGGGGCCCGCCTGGACGCGCTGCCCACCCCGGCGCTCGCCGTCGACCGTGCCGTGGCGCGCCGCAACGCCGAGCGCATGCAGGAGCGCTGCCGAGCCCTCGGCCTCCGCCTGCGCCCCCACGTCAAGACCCACAAAACGCT GGAGGGCGGCGCGCTGGCCACGGGCGGCACGCGGCGCGGCATCGCCGTCTCCACGCTGGCCGAGGCGCGTTTTTTCGCCGACGGGGGCTTCGATGACATCCTACTGGCGTTCCCGCTGCCGACGGGGCGCCTGGAGGAGTGCGCCCAGCTGGCCCAGCGCCTCGAAGCCTTCCAGGTGCTCTTGGACAGCCCCGAGGCGCTGCAGTGCCTGCGGCAGCGCCCGCTGGCCGGCGGCAAGCGCTGGCTCGTTTGGCTCAAGCTCGATTGCGGCAACGGCAGAG CCGGCGTGCGCCCCACGGACCCCGGTGCCCTCCCTCTGGCCCGGGCCATCGCGGAGGAGGCTCCGGGAGAGGTGACGTTGGTTGGGGTCTACGCTCACTGCGGGAACACCTACGGCTGCAGCGGCGTGCCCGCCATCCAGGCCATCGCCAGGGCCACCACCGCCGCCGTCCTCGACTTCGTGGCCTC GCTGCGCCAGGCCGGCGTGCCGTGCCCCCAAGCCAGCATCGGCTCCACTCCATCCTGCAGCCACCCGGTGCCCGAAATGTCCGAGCTCACCGAGGTGCACCCGGGCAACTACATCTTCTACG ACCTCCAGCAGACGCTGCTGGGGTCGTGCCAACCCCAAGACGTGGCCATCCGCGTCCTCACCCGGGTGATCGGGCACTACCCGCACCGcaaccagctgctgctggactgCGGCTGGGCGGCGCTTTCCCTGCACGGGGGGGCGCAGACCCCCGCCGGCTGCGCCACCGTCGAGGGACACCCCCAGCTCCG GTTGGCGGGGTTGACGCAGGAGCACGGGTTGCTGGAGCCCGTCGGGGGGCGGATGGATTTCGGGAGGTTCCCGGTGGGCACCGTGCTGGCCCTCGTCCCTTTCCAC GCCTGCGCCACGGCTGCCATGCACCCGGTGTACTACGCGCACGAGGAGGGCGAGGTGGTGGCCCTATGGCACCCGGTGCGCGGCTGGTAG